The following nucleotide sequence is from Caldicellulosiruptor saccharolyticus DSM 8903.
CACGATGGCACATAAAATATACTTTAAAGTATAATAAAATAGAGTATAATAAACATGAGGTGATTTTTATGAAAAGATTTATAAACCGCAGACAGGAACTTGATTTTTTAGAGAAACAGTACCGAGAGCAAAATTCATCACTTGTTATTATTTATGGGAGAAGGAGAATTGGCAAGACTGCACTTATTAAAAAATTTATTGAAGATAAGCCAGCTATTTATTTTTTGGCTTCTGAGGAGGCAGAGAGTCAAAACATAGAGTATTATAAAAAAGCTGTAGGCAATTTTTTAAAAAATCCTTTGATTGAAAGGTTATCTGGCGTAGGTTGGGATGATATTTTTGATGTTATAATAAACGCAAAAATTAATAAAAAAACGGTGATAGTATTTGATGAATTTCAAAACTTGTGCAAAACAAACCCAGCCTTTGCTTCGATTGTTCAAAGAATCTGGGATGAGAAACTAAAAAACCACAATTTTATGCTTATTTTGAGTGGTTCTTTGGTTGGCATGATGCAAGAACATGCTCTTTCTTATTCAAGTCCTTTGTACGGTAGAAGAACAGGACAAATAAAGCTGAAGCAGTTTTCATTCAAAGAAGCAAAAGAGTTTTTCCCTGAAGCATCAGATGACCAATTTATATGGATATATTCCATCGTTGGCGGTGTTCCAAAATATTTAGAGATGTTCAAGTTTGAAGGCGATATTTACAAGGCAATTGAAGAAAATATTCTAAGCAGACAGAGCTTTTTATATGAAGAGCCTTTGTTTTTGCTTGAAAAAGAAGTTCATGAGGTAGGAAGCTATTTTTCGATAATTAAAAGCATTGCTCTTGGGAACCATAAACTCAGCCAGATTGCCCAGAGCCTTTCTACAGCGCAAACAAAACTTACAAAGTATTTAAATACTTTGATAGACCTTGATATTGTAAGAAGAGAGGTTCCAGTAACAGAAGAGTATCCAGAAAAGAGCAAAAGAGGGTTATATTTTATAAACGATAATTTCATAGATTTTTGGTTTAAGTTTGTATATCCATACAGAGAACAATTAGAACTTGACAATACTGAATATGTAATTGAAAATATCAAGTCAAAAATTGTGACAAATCACATAAGTTTTATTTATGAAGAAGTTTGCAGGCAGATTTTGATGGATTTAATAAAAACAAAAGAGATTGATATTCAGTTAGACAGAATAGGCAAGTGGTGGGATTCAAAGTCAGAGATTGATATAGTAGGAATTAGTAAAAACACAGGCCATGTTGTTTTTGGTGAATGCAAATATTCGCAAAGAGTAGTTGATATTGATGTATTTTTTAACTTAAAGAAAAAAGCAGAAAATATAAAAGTATTTCCTGAGCAAAAAGAACTTTATATTCTCTTTAGCAGAACAGGATTTTCAGAAAGGCTTTTGGAGTTTGCGAAAGAGACAGAGAATTTGATACTGATAAAGTTTCCATAGATATAGCTCAGGTAGCAAGAACGTTTATATGGGCAAAAAGGATTGTCAAAACACTAAGATAAGGAAAGGAGAATATTTTAATGCCAAAGTATTCTAACATTGTCATGACAGGTGGAATTTCAGTATTTTTCTAAAATGAAAAAAAGAGCAATATTTTTTGTGAATATTTTAAAGAATTCTCTAAAAATAAAAACTCATACAAGGGACAAGATTTGAACAAAGTTTTGGCAGAGATATGTAAAGAAAAAGGGCTTACAGATGAGGAAATAAAAAGATTGGTCAAAGAAAGACCCAACCAAGTAAGTGCAGAATTTTCAATGTTAAATGGTCTAAAAGAAAAAGAATTATTGGATGACAAATTTAGTGTTTCGATTATACATTCTGATACTCCAGATGGCATTATGGCTGCGCTGATTAATAAAAAAGTAATAGAACTTATTTTTGAAGGTTCTATAGTTTTTATGGCAGAGGTAGAAGATGTGGATGTTTCAAATGAAGTGAAGTTGCAAAGGTCCTTAGGGAATTTTATGCAAGTTGTTGCAAAAGAACTGTTAAAGGGTTCAAAAGAAACAACTTTTTTTGCGCCAATTGGTGGTTACAAGTACATGACTTATCTGGGATATGTTGCAGGTGCTCTTTTTGGTTATCCGTCTGGGTATATGTACGAAAAAGATCAAGAGTTGCTTGTTGTGCCCCCAATTCCTATTGAAATAAATTTTGATTTAATTGCAAAAAACAAAAATTTTATAGCTAACTTGCTTAAAACTGGGCAATGAGTTATCAAGAACTTAGTAATGCTGAAAAAGAAGTTGTAGACACAATGCCGTATTTCTTCGAAAAAATAGTAGTTGACGGTCAAGAGATTGTAAGCCCAAATGCTTTTGCACAGTTTATTTTTGAAGATTACATTAATACAACAATAAAAGTAAGTACAGAGGTAAAAGAATTAATAAACAAAAATAAACAGTATAAAAATTTTATTCATAATCAGTTGATGGAACTTTTAAAAAAGGTAAAGCTGTATTTCAACAATTACAGAGAGTATCAGGGTTTAAAAGGAGAACTGCAACACAATGAAAATTGGGGAATAAATAAACCATATATTTACAAAGACCCATCGAGGGGTGGTAAATTTATATTCAGATGCGCCTATGATTTCGACAATATCAACAGCATCTTATTAATATACAAAATTTGGCTTAATCATGAACAGTATGAAGAAGAATGTGAGAAAATTGTAAAAGGAGAAAAGATAATAGATATGGATAAAAATAAATTAGTTGAAATAGATATTGAGGAATGGTGAAAAAATTAAACTAAAAACTTTAAAACCACAGGCATCGCAAAACAAGTTAATGCCTGTGGTTTTTTATTCAATCACAAACAAAAAATCACAAAATCACTCAAACTACCACCAATTTCCAAAGGGCAGGATACAAACAATCGGATTATCAAGAAAAAATTTTAGAAGCAGACGGTTTCAATCCCCAAAGGGAAGACTACAAACACGTCAAAGCTTAATTTTATTATATCTAATTTATACATTCCTGTAAATATTTTCATACCAAAACATTTGTAAAAAACTCAAATCAGCCAAAAAAAATCAATCGATAAAGACCTATCGAACCCTTCCGTCTATCCAGCTGCTGCCAGAAGTTTTGTCAAATCCATGTGCTGCAATTCTGAAATCGCATACAAATTAAATCTTAAAATTTTGCCACCGGAGGTCGACAGATATGACTTTTGATCAAAATGGAAATAATATAAGTCATCTTTTGAATAATATTCAAAAACTATAATCTGTATTACTTTTGCTTTAAAAAACAAAAACCACAAGCCACTTTTTAACTCTAAAGCCACTTGTGGTTAAATTCTCTTGCTGTCAATTCAAAAGCTCTTTTCTCAATCTCTTTATCTCCTCAATATCAAGTTCGGTCAGCTCTGCTATCTCTTCATCTCTTATACCCTTTTGTATCATCTTCTTAGCTATTCTAATTTGACTTTCACGAATACCTTGTTGGGGAGTTAAAATAAAATTGTGTCCACTGTATAATTAGTGTTGAAATAATCACCAAAGGGGGGCTCACGATTATGGAGAAAAATGAAATTTTTGAAACCGCTAAAAATATGGCTATCGAGCAAGTATTAAATATGTATTGCTCCAAAGATGATCCTACTCGCCCAGCTTTAAAACAGCTTTTGGAAAACTTGCTCGATTGCTTTATGTTATCAGAAAGAACTGTTTACCTTGCTAAAAACGAAAACGATAAAGGCAATGGTTTTTACGGCAGAAAACTTGCAACACCTGTTGGCAGCCTTGAAATTTCTGTTCCTCGCACACGCTCTGGTAACTTTCGACCTTCCATTCTCCCTGACCGCTACAAAAGGGTTGACAGCTCATACACTGACCTGCTCATGTCTTTAGTCGCCAATGGTTACTCAGAAAGTTCTCTTGTCCAAACTCTTAAAAGCATGAATCTGCCTTATTCTGAAGACGAAATCGAAAAAATCAAAAACGATCTTAAAAACGAGCTTCAACTTTTCAAACAAAGAGAACTTCCTGAAAGTGCTTTTGCTCTTATCATTGACGGTTACCATTGCGAAATTAAAGATAACTCAAAAGTTAAACAAGCTACTTGCTATGTCGTGCTTGGCATTGATTTAGAAGGCAAAAAAGATATCTTCGGTATCTACACTTTCTTCGGCAAAGAAAACAAAGCCGATTGGATGAGAGTCTTTGACGACTTAATTACAAGAGGTCTTAAAAAAGTCTTAATAGTTGTAAGCGATGATTTTCCAGGCATTATCGATGCTGTTAGACTCGCTTATCCCCTTGCCGACCATCAACTATGTTTTGTTCACCTTCAACGCAATGTCAGAAAACATATGGCAAAAGATGATGCTTCCGTTTTCAACAAAGAGCTTGATAAACTAAGAACTTCCTCTGCTGATTTTGACGAAGCTATTTCAAAGTTCAAACTTCTTTGTGAGCAATACTCCTCAAAATATCCTCGATTCATAAAAGGTATTTGCGAAAAAGCAGAGTTCTATCTTGCACATATGAGGTATCCTGAAGATTTAAGAAAGTACATTTATACTACTAATGCTGTAGAAAGCGTAAACAGTATGATTGAAAAGATAAGAATAAACTCCGGTGGTTATTTTCAATCTGTAGAAGTTTTAGAGATAAACATATATTTACAAAGAGAAAACTTGCGTCGGGGCAAGTGGAAAAACGGAGTACCTATTCTTAAAAAATGTAGTTACAATATATTACAGCTCTACAATATACGCTATGAAATGGAAACACAAAATTCTTGACAAGTCTCCCTTGTTGCAGTCCAAGGTTGAAATCTTTTGCTCTTGCTTCATCAAGAAGTCTTGCTACATTTGATATAAATTCACCCATATTTTTGCCACCCCCTTGTTTAACTCTTTCTGCTACCCTTTCATACTCCTCTTTTTGCTCTTCCAGCAGCCTCGGTCGTATTATGTAATATGCCCACCTTAAAAATCTGTCTATGTTCTCATTGCTCAGTTTCTCTACATTCTTCTCAACCTCTAAAAGCCTTCTTATAAGCTCATCCCTGTCTTCTCTTACCTGCTCTAAATAAAATATTATCGGCGTTAGCAAGTCCTTCTCCTCTTGAAGAATCTTTTTGACATCTACTTCAGACACATCTACTACTCTGTATCTGAATACATCATCCTTGAAAGTCTCAAATGCTTCCATTAAATCAGTAGAAAGATTCCATTTTTCCTTTGTTCAGTTGTACACAACTATGGGTATGACAGGCGGAAGGTTCTCTGCCCCTTTGCTAAGTTCCTTCCACCACAGGCTTACCATGTACTTCAGTATCTTCTGTGCCATATCCCTTTTCACTGTCGACTGGTTCTCTATCAGGATATAAAAATATACTTCTCTTCCTTTTAGCTTTGCTTTTGCAACAATATCAGCTCTGAGCTGGGATAGCTTCTGTGTTACAAATTCGCTGTCATCAAATTCTATAGACTCCTCATCTATTTCATCTGCCCAGCTGTATCTGAGAATGTCTTTTACAAGCACAAGTAGCTCTTTTTTGTCTTTGAGCAAGAACTTAAAAGTGGTATCACGCTCCATTGGTGGAATTTCAGAGCTCAAGGCAATTTCACTCCGATTTATGGATTTTTTCAGAACAAAATTCTACACTCTGTAGCCAAAGATGTTGAGTTTGTTTTATTTTTTGTCCAATTTAATTATACCACAAAAGCGGTCTCACAGTTTCATTTTTTTAATCTTCAAAGGGTAGGCTACAAACCAATGGTTTCCACAGAATTCAAGCACTTGTTGATATCAAGTTTCAATTCCCAAAGGGGAGGCTACAAACTATCAAAGCAAATGCAAATATGGGTGATGAGCAAATTTTCAATCCCCAAAGGGAAGGCTACAAACTTGCTGTGTCAAACCACGTTCTTTTCTCAATTCTTTGTTTCAATCCCCAAAGGGAAGGCTACAAACAAGGAAGGCTAAAGGACTTACACAAGAAGAGATGGCGTTTCAATCCCCAAAGGGAAGGCTACAAACCTGCAAAAGCTTATTCGCTATCGTCTGTGCCATAGCGTTTCAATCCCCAAAGGGAAGGCTACAAACTGTTGCGCTTCGCCTGTAGAGCTCCAGCTTCGCCTGGTTTCAATCCCCAAAGGGAAGGCTACAAACCCGTTGGGGTTGAAAAAATAAAAAAAAGGGAGGGTTGTTTCAATCCCCAAAGGGAAGGCTACAAACCAGAAATAATAAGTACACTATAGCGGTTGATATCGGTTTCAATCCCCAAAGGGAAGGCTACAAACAGAGGAAGATGAAAGCAATTTTGGTTGATGAAAACAGTTTCAATCCCCAAAGGGAAGGCTACAAACCGTTATGATAGCGCTCTCTATAAAAGACAGTTGAAGAGTTTCAATCCCCAAAGGGAAGGCTACAAACCGGTAAAAAGGGTGACAAAGAGATATTGCACATGCGGTTTCAATCCCCAAAGGGAAGGCTACAAACAACAGTTCATACAACCACCCTCCATTTTTATTTTTTGTTTCAATCCCCAAAGGGAAGGCTACAAACTATGGAGTAGGGGCAAGCCCTACTCCTCTACCTCAAGTTTCAATCCCCAAAGGGAAGGCTACAAACCAGATATAATTTTTAAAATTTCTTCTCGCATTTCATGTTTCAATCCCCAAAGGGAAGGCTACAAACTAACTCTTGTGTAATTTGTATCGCACCCCATCTGTGTTTCAATCCCCAAAGGGAAGGCTACAAACTGTAACTGCCTCACTTGTCTGTATGCCGTTTTTAGTGTTTCAATCCCCAAAGGGAAGGCTACAAACAAGGAATACTTGAGCAGCATAGGGCTTGACCCAAGAGTTTCAATCCCCAAAGGGAAGGCTACAAACGCATTGTAGGAAGTGATGCAGGTACTAGCTTGAAGTGTTTCAATCCCCAAAGGGAAGGCTACAAACTTTGACAGTGCTATCACAGCGTATCCTTCTGCTTGAGTTTCAATCCCCAAAGGGAAGGCTACAAACTCAAAATCAACAAGAGCGATATGACGATTACTTGCATGTTTCAATCCCCAAAGGGAAGGCTACAAACTTTCTTAGAAAGCTTTTTTTCCTTTCTGAAATTTTCGTTTCAATCCCCAAAGGGAAGGCTACAAACTTTGCCTTACCTGTTACTTCAGCTTTTTCTAAAAACTGTTTCAATCCCCAAAGGGAAGGCTACAAACTTATAAGAATTTCACAATCTAACAATCGCTTCAAGTGTTTCAATCCCCAAAGGGAAGGCTACAAACCAGTCATCTTAAATCATCCTCCTCACTTTGATTTTCGTTTCAATCCCCAAAGGGAAGGCTACAAACTTTTTTAATCAACTCATCCAAATGATTGTATCCAAGTTTCAATCCCCAAAGGGAAGGCTACAAACCAGTCATCTTAAATCATCCTCCTCACTTTGATTTTCGTTTCAATCCCCAAAGGGAAGGCTACAAACTTTTTTAATCAACTCATCCAAATGATTGTATCCAAGTTTCAATCCCCAAAGGGAAGGCTACAAACTGACGTTGAATTTGATATTTTCTTTAATAAGAAAGAGTTTCAATCCCCAAAGGGAAGGCTACAAACATAGCACTGCCCAGAGTCCCTGACTCATTGCAAGTTGTTTCAATCCCCAAAGGGAAGGCTACAAACCCGTAGATGGCTTGAGAAATCTTACAAGGAACAAATGGTTAAGTTTTCAAGCTGCTGTAGGTTATTTCTATTATACTCCACAAGCTCTTGAAAGTCAACACATACCAGAAATTACCTTTTGCTGTCGATCCCCGGGGGTTTTTGGGGGGATTACAGGTCGACAGCAATTGGTAAATGCAAAAGTCAAAATACATCACAAATCTCAGAGTACATAATTAAAAATAGCAATTTTTGCACAAGCAAAAATAATATAAAATGAAAAAAATGACATATAAAGCTAATTAACTTTGCATAAAATTTGACCTTAATAATTAAATGATGGTATGTAAAATTAAAAAGTGTACTAAGTAACGAGGATTGCAAGTTCAAAATGGTACGTGGTGAAGACATATTTACCACCAAATTTATTACAGAACAGAGAATAGAAGGTGCCTACTTTTTTCATAATATCCTCAAGAAGTAATGTAGGAAATTGAAATATATGGGAGGAGACCAGAGATTTTGAAGCTATGAATTTTTCGAATGGTGTCCTCCCGTTCATTCCTTTACCATTATGAGGTCTGAAAAAGTTCCATGTATCTTGCCATTTCTGGGCTCTTTGAATAAATTCATCTTTTGTTTTACATCTTTCAGCATGAATCATTAAAAAATACTCATCATCAGCTCTATGTGAATTTTCAATTATACCCATTAAATGCTTTGCTTTTGGTGGAATAGGATTTAGTTCTACACCCAAAAATGACAGCATCTCATTCCACTGCTTTAACTTTCTTTCGCTTCCTCCACAAAATTCTGCTCCATTGTCTAATCGGATCTTTATTATATTTCTTACATTATGAGTTCTTAACCATAATGCAACTAAGGATATGAACATAAATCCAAAAGCGGATGAAAGTTCGTAAGAATAGGCTGTAAATCTTGTTCTTGTTGCAACATCTATTATGTTCCACTCATAGCAAGGCAAATTGTATCTTTTCATATGTTCATATACCTCCTTGGGAAGACTTTCTTTGTCTAAAAGATGTTTTGTATCAAGCTGAAATTCAGAAAATGGGATAAGAGTTTCATAATCGTATAGACTTCTTTCACCTTTTTTTGTTCTTTTTGTTTTTCGAGCTACAGAGTTTCTTCTAAGAATTGACTTTATTGTGTTTTCACTTATTTTGATACCATATTTTCTGAGAAGATAAAAAGACAAACGTCTATATCTAAAACCAGTTTTTTTAGACTCTTCGACAATAAAATTTTCGAGTTCAGAAGAAAGCTTTTTGGGAGAAGATTTAGGTTTTTTTGATTTATCTTCAAGAGGACCGTAGACAGCTCTTCTTACGGTATGTCTTGAT
It contains:
- a CDS encoding ATP-binding protein, with amino-acid sequence MKRFINRRQELDFLEKQYREQNSSLVIIYGRRRIGKTALIKKFIEDKPAIYFLASEEAESQNIEYYKKAVGNFLKNPLIERLSGVGWDDIFDVIINAKINKKTVIVFDEFQNLCKTNPAFASIVQRIWDEKLKNHNFMLILSGSLVGMMQEHALSYSSPLYGRRTGQIKLKQFSFKEAKEFFPEASDDQFIWIYSIVGGVPKYLEMFKFEGDIYKAIEENILSRQSFLYEEPLFLLEKEVHEVGSYFSIIKSIALGNHKLSQIAQSLSTAQTKLTKYLNTLIDLDIVRREVPVTEEYPEKSKRGLYFINDNFIDFWFKFVYPYREQLELDNTEYVIENIKSKIVTNHISFIYEEVCRQILMDLIKTKEIDIQLDRIGKWWDSKSEIDIVGISKNTGHVVFGECKYSQRVVDIDVFFNLKKKAENIKVFPEQKELYILFSRTGFSERLLEFAKETENLILIKFP
- a CDS encoding IS256-like element ISCsa2 family transposase — protein: MEKNEIFETAKNMAIEQVLNMYCSKDDPTRPALKQLLENLLDCFMLSERTVYLAKNENDKGNGFYGRKLATPVGSLEISVPRTRSGNFRPSILPDRYKRVDSSYTDLLMSLVANGYSESSLVQTLKSMNLPYSEDEIEKIKNDLKNELQLFKQRELPESAFALIIDGYHCEIKDNSKVKQATCYVVLGIDLEGKKDIFGIYTFFGKENKADWMRVFDDLITRGLKKVLIVVSDDFPGIIDAVRLAYPLADHQLCFVHLQRNVRKHMAKDDASVFNKELDKLRTSSADFDEAISKFKLLCEQYSSKYPRFIKGICEKAEFYLAHMRYPEDLRKYIYTTNAVESVNSMIEKIRINSGGYFQSVEVLEINIYLQRENLRRGKWKNGVPILKKCSYNILQLYNIRYEMETQNS
- a CDS encoding RpnC/YadD family protein encodes the protein MEAFETFKDDVFRYRVVDVSEVDVKKILQEEKDLLTPIIFYLEQVREDRDELIRRLLEVEKNVEKLSNENIDRFLRWAYYIIRPRLLEEQKEEYERVAERVKQGGGKNMGEFISNVARLLDEARAKDFNLGLQQGRLVKNFVFPFHSVYCRAVIYCNYIF
- a CDS encoding Rpn family recombination-promoting nuclease/putative transposase, whose product is MSSEIPPMERDTTFKFLLKDKKELLVLVKDILRYSWADEIDEESIEFDDSEFVTQKLSQLRADIVAKAKLKGREVYFYILIENQSTVKRDMAQKILKYMVSLWWKELSKGAENLPPVIPIVVYN
- a CDS encoding IS481-like element ISCsa6 family transposase, with translation MNIISYHELRKISPQKARELVRKVFESNNKNVSKTAKILGVSRHTVRRAVYGPLEDKSKKPKSSPKKLSSELENFIVEESKKTGFRYRRLSFYLLRKYGIKISENTIKSILRRNSVARKTKRTKKGERSLYDYETLIPFSEFQLDTKHLLDKESLPKEVYEHMKRYNLPCYEWNIIDVATRTRFTAYSYELSSAFGFMFISLVALWLRTHNVRNIIKIRLDNGAEFCGGSERKLKQWNEMLSFLGVELNPIPPKAKHLMGIIENSHRADDEYFLMIHAERCKTKDEFIQRAQKWQDTWNFFRPHNGKGMNGRTPFEKFIASKSLVSSHIFQFPTLLLEDIMKKVGTFYSLFCNKFGGKYVFTTYHFELAILVT